A region of Mesorhizobium sp. M3A.F.Ca.ET.080.04.2.1 DNA encodes the following proteins:
- a CDS encoding acyl-homoserine-lactone synthase produces MLFSLTTQELMERPDLWEAVHRLRHKIFVEEMGWTDLDRPDGLEIDQFDHDEAEHHLVIRNGELAGYQRMLPTTRAHLLTDVLSDLCEGTSPSGPGVWELTRYAVAPGFRDGKRGVSTVGTELIAGFVEWGLKRNVNQVIIEFEPMWVLRALQLHFLATPLGYQRTYGNQQVVATLLTFTDHTLEVVRQRRNHFLPVLSRGYPGQLGLRQAS; encoded by the coding sequence ATGCTTTTTTCCCTTACCACTCAGGAACTGATGGAACGTCCCGACCTTTGGGAAGCCGTCCATCGTCTGCGCCACAAGATCTTCGTCGAAGAGATGGGCTGGACCGATCTCGATCGGCCGGACGGGCTCGAAATCGACCAGTTCGACCATGACGAGGCCGAACACCACCTCGTCATTCGCAACGGCGAGCTCGCCGGCTACCAGCGCATGCTGCCGACGACCCGGGCGCATCTTCTGACCGACGTACTGTCGGACCTCTGCGAGGGGACGTCCCCCTCGGGACCAGGCGTCTGGGAACTGACCCGCTATGCGGTGGCACCTGGCTTTCGTGACGGCAAGCGCGGCGTCTCGACCGTCGGCACCGAGCTGATTGCCGGCTTCGTCGAATGGGGGCTCAAGCGCAATGTCAACCAGGTCATCATCGAGTTCGAGCCGATGTGGGTGCTGCGGGCGCTGCAGTTGCACTTCCTGGCGACGCCCCTTGGCTATCAGCGCACCTACGGCAACCAGCAGGTCGTGGCGACGCTGCTCACCTTTACCGACCATACGTTGGAAGTGGTGCGCCAGCGCCGCAACCACTTCCTGCCGGTGCTGTCCAGGGGCTATCCCGGCCAGCTCGGCCTCAGGCAGGCTTCGTGA
- a CDS encoding LuxR family transcriptional regulator has translation MSQFDRTLEYIDQLQHANTAAAVCERLLSVTSNFGLTALMAGTVPHPGTPRGQQKDHVLLCDWPGEWLERYVARNYVDHDPVVSHMKQLQAPFQWREASQNIVIDKSSDEVMGDAREFKLRDGLAFPLVTLDGQIVMVSLGGEAVELSEAEFGMVSLASTYAIGRAMQLHTMADKVIDHIELTPRERECLQWAAVGKSEWEISQILGISEHTSEKHLLNAKSKLGAANRVQAVAEAIRRGYIS, from the coding sequence ATGAGCCAGTTCGACAGAACTTTGGAATACATAGACCAGCTGCAGCACGCCAATACGGCGGCTGCGGTTTGCGAACGCTTGCTCAGCGTCACCTCGAATTTCGGGCTGACGGCACTGATGGCTGGTACCGTGCCCCACCCGGGCACGCCGCGCGGCCAGCAGAAGGACCATGTGCTGCTCTGCGACTGGCCGGGCGAGTGGCTGGAGCGCTACGTGGCGCGAAACTATGTCGACCATGATCCGGTCGTCAGCCACATGAAGCAGCTGCAGGCCCCGTTCCAGTGGCGCGAAGCCTCCCAGAACATCGTCATCGACAAGAGCAGCGACGAGGTGATGGGCGATGCCCGCGAATTCAAGCTGCGCGACGGCCTGGCCTTCCCGCTGGTTACCCTCGACGGTCAGATCGTCATGGTGTCGCTGGGCGGCGAGGCGGTCGAGCTGTCGGAGGCCGAGTTCGGCATGGTCTCATTGGCGTCCACCTACGCGATCGGCCGTGCCATGCAACTCCATACGATGGCCGACAAGGTCATCGATCACATAGAATTGACGCCCCGCGAGCGGGAATGCCTGCAATGGGCAGCCGTTGGCAAGTCGGAGTGGGAGATTTCGCAGATCCTCGGCATCTCGGAGCACACCTCCGAGAAACATCTTCTCAACGCCAAGAGCAAACTCGGCGCCGCCAATCGGGTCCAAGCCGTCGCGGAGGCCATTAGGCGAGGCTACATTAGCTAG
- a CDS encoding transporter substrate-binding domain-containing protein, which translates to MLIGALPRFGAAQAAEPQVPVLWDAKERLPKPDLSGLPRLRFLTTTDFPPFNFLDGAGRLSGFHIDLARAICAELGIVEKCQIQAMPWNELEDALRKGEGEAIIAGIAATPESRQKYAFSRSYLQFPARFVMPKTKAFTEPILDKLRSKRVGVLAGSAHEKMLRDYFGTVQVVPFDKPENLYADLKSGKIDAAFGDGMRFSFWLGGSDAAGCCRFAGGPYLAPEYLGSGMAIATRTGDPALAAAFDYALQEISIKGTFAEFYLRYFPVSFF; encoded by the coding sequence ATGCTGATCGGGGCGCTGCCGCGCTTCGGCGCGGCTCAGGCCGCCGAACCGCAGGTGCCGGTGCTGTGGGACGCCAAGGAGCGGCTGCCGAAGCCGGACCTCTCCGGCCTGCCGCGATTGCGGTTCCTCACCACGACCGATTTTCCGCCCTTCAACTTCCTCGACGGCGCCGGCCGGCTGTCGGGTTTCCACATCGACCTGGCGCGGGCCATCTGCGCCGAACTCGGCATCGTCGAGAAATGCCAGATCCAGGCCATGCCCTGGAACGAACTCGAAGACGCGCTGCGGAAAGGCGAAGGCGAAGCGATCATCGCCGGCATCGCCGCGACGCCGGAGAGCCGCCAGAAATACGCTTTCTCGCGCTCCTACCTGCAATTTCCGGCGCGCTTCGTCATGCCCAAGACCAAGGCTTTCACCGAGCCGATCCTCGACAAGCTGCGCAGCAAGCGGGTCGGCGTGCTTGCCGGCTCGGCGCATGAGAAGATGCTGCGCGACTATTTCGGCACCGTCCAGGTCGTGCCCTTCGACAAGCCCGAGAACCTCTATGCCGATCTGAAGTCCGGCAAGATCGACGCTGCCTTCGGCGATGGCATGCGCTTTTCTTTCTGGCTGGGCGGCTCCGACGCGGCCGGCTGCTGCCGCTTCGCGGGCGGACCCTACCTGGCGCCGGAATATCTGGGATCGGGCATGGCGATCGCCACCCGGACAGGCGACCCGGCGCTCGCCGCGGCCTTCGACTATGCTCTGCAGGAGATCTCGATCAAGGGTACCTTCGCCGAGTTCTACCTGCGCTATTTCCCGGTCAGCTTCTTCTGA
- a CDS encoding tellurite resistance TerB family protein yields the protein MPLLTPHEALIYLMVITSASDRDMTDVELARIGDVVRTWPVFVDFNRDRLVPVAQACQKALHEEDGLEGVLARVGEALPERLRDTAYAAAFEVAAVDLEMRMEEVRVLQLVRLRLDLDTLTVAAIARAAKARLRTLT from the coding sequence ATGCCTTTGCTGACGCCGCACGAAGCTTTGATCTATCTGATGGTCATCACTTCGGCTTCCGACCGCGACATGACCGATGTCGAGCTGGCTCGGATCGGGGACGTCGTCCGCACATGGCCGGTGTTCGTCGATTTCAATCGCGACAGGCTGGTTCCGGTGGCGCAGGCGTGCCAGAAAGCCTTGCACGAAGAGGACGGTCTGGAAGGCGTGCTTGCGCGCGTCGGCGAGGCCCTGCCGGAGCGGCTTCGCGATACCGCCTATGCCGCCGCCTTCGAGGTCGCGGCCGTCGATCTTGAAATGCGCATGGAAGAAGTCCGGGTCCTGCAACTCGTCCGCCTCCGGCTCGATCTCGACACGCTGACCGTCGCCGCGATCGCCCGCGCGGCCAAGGCCCGGCTGCGCACGCTGACGTGA
- a CDS encoding lysine--tRNA ligase codes for MTGSNAIDLNPEMLAAAADSKAWPFEEAKKIIARYKGKDFPETVLFETGYGPSGLPHIGTFGEVARTTMVRHAFRVLTGDKIKTKLLCFSDDMDGMRKIPDNVPDRAALEPHLHKPLSSVPNPFGGDYASFADHNNAMLCRFLDTFGFDYEFASATEYYKSGRFDEVLLRAAERYDEIMAVMLPTLGPERQATYSPFLPISPKSGRVLYVPMKHVDAQAGTITFDDEDGTETTLSIKGGKVKLQWKPDFGMRWAALGVDFEMFGKDHQTNAAIYDRICNILGGRAPEHFVYELFLDENGQKISKSKGNGLTIDEWLTYAPTESLGLYMFQRPRQAKKLYFDVIPKAVDEYYAFLSAYPRQAWKERLGNPVWHMHDGNPPAIDLPVPFALLLNLVSASNAHDKAVLWGFISRHAPGVTPATHPELDRLTGYAIRYFEDFVKPSKVYRAADEVEREALAKLSDALGALPQGADGEAIQNAALNVARRIERYQDHSKQSPEGGPGVSVAFFQMIYQVLIGQERGPRFGSFAALYGIAETRALIERALLGQLAA; via the coding sequence ATGACGGGATCAAACGCAATCGATCTCAATCCTGAGATGCTTGCCGCGGCAGCCGACAGCAAGGCTTGGCCGTTCGAGGAAGCGAAGAAAATCATCGCGCGCTACAAGGGCAAGGATTTTCCCGAAACCGTCCTGTTCGAGACCGGCTACGGCCCGTCCGGCCTGCCGCATATCGGCACCTTCGGCGAGGTGGCCCGCACCACGATGGTGCGGCATGCCTTCCGTGTGCTGACCGGGGACAAGATCAAGACGAAGCTGCTGTGCTTCTCCGACGACATGGACGGCATGCGCAAGATTCCGGACAATGTTCCGGACCGCGCCGCGCTCGAGCCGCATCTGCACAAGCCGCTTTCATCGGTGCCCAATCCATTCGGCGGCGACTATGCGAGCTTTGCCGACCACAACAACGCGATGCTGTGCCGCTTCCTCGACACGTTCGGCTTCGACTACGAGTTCGCCAGCGCGACCGAATACTACAAGTCGGGCCGCTTCGACGAGGTGCTGCTGCGCGCCGCCGAACGCTATGACGAGATCATGGCGGTGATGCTGCCGACGCTTGGGCCGGAGCGCCAGGCGACCTACAGTCCGTTCCTGCCGATCTCGCCGAAGAGCGGCCGCGTGCTCTATGTGCCGATGAAGCATGTCGATGCCCAAGCCGGCACCATCACCTTTGACGATGAGGACGGCACCGAAACCACCCTGTCGATCAAGGGCGGCAAGGTTAAGCTGCAGTGGAAGCCGGATTTCGGCATGCGCTGGGCGGCGCTCGGCGTCGATTTCGAAATGTTCGGCAAGGATCACCAGACCAATGCGGCGATCTACGACCGCATCTGCAACATCCTTGGCGGGCGGGCGCCGGAGCATTTCGTCTACGAGCTGTTTCTCGACGAGAACGGCCAGAAGATCTCGAAATCGAAAGGTAACGGTCTCACCATCGACGAGTGGCTGACCTACGCGCCGACCGAGAGCCTCGGCCTCTATATGTTCCAGCGGCCGCGTCAGGCCAAGAAGCTCTACTTCGACGTCATCCCGAAGGCGGTCGATGAATATTACGCCTTCCTCTCCGCCTATCCGCGGCAGGCGTGGAAGGAGCGGCTCGGCAATCCTGTCTGGCACATGCATGACGGCAACCCGCCCGCGATCGACCTGCCGGTGCCGTTCGCGTTGTTGCTCAATCTGGTCAGCGCCTCCAACGCGCATGACAAGGCGGTGCTGTGGGGCTTCATCTCGCGGCATGCGCCGGGCGTGACGCCAGCGACGCATCCCGAGCTCGACCGGCTGACCGGCTATGCGATCCGCTACTTCGAGGACTTCGTGAAGCCGAGCAAGGTTTATCGCGCTGCCGACGAGGTGGAGCGCGAGGCCCTGGCGAAGCTTTCCGACGCGCTTGGCGCGCTGCCCCAGGGTGCCGACGGCGAGGCGATCCAGAACGCCGCCCTCAACGTCGCGCGGCGGATCGAGCGCTATCAGGACCATTCCAAGCAGAGCCCGGAGGGCGGACCCGGGGTGTCGGTCGCCTTCTTCCAGATGATCTACCAGGTGCTGATCGGGCAGGAGCGCGGGCCGCGCTTCGGTTCCTTCGCGGCGCTCTACGGCATCGCCGAAACACGCGCGCTCATCGAGCGGGCGCTGCTTGGGCAGTTGGCGGCGTAA
- a CDS encoding thermonuclease family protein, which translates to MRVVHFVLAVLTVPAMAALVVAGGRSLKGNESVVTVDQIDPAAVADLAQDAEFAPEAPANSAIPGSAASPKAVPHSRMIDPEVVAPPELPAEELERVEPRAPLSDLALAGPLKPRKSKMPDGRDGTKLFQPVATAAGLIEAKGYIVAVSGVDVVAADEICSDGSRSWDCGARARTAFRAFLRGRTVMCAVPAQGGRDTVVAECWVGNKDVGQWLVENGWARAAQSGPYLEAEDKARAAKKGIFGTAPDLGGLPSLPAATGPAPDAPDTILPAEDGAVTPPTAQAAPAR; encoded by the coding sequence GTGCGGGTCGTCCATTTTGTCCTGGCGGTTCTGACAGTACCGGCAATGGCGGCGCTGGTCGTTGCCGGAGGCCGCTCGCTGAAAGGCAACGAAAGCGTCGTCACGGTCGACCAGATCGATCCGGCCGCGGTTGCCGACCTAGCGCAAGACGCCGAGTTCGCGCCTGAGGCACCGGCCAACTCTGCCATTCCCGGTTCCGCCGCTTCTCCAAAGGCGGTGCCGCATTCGCGGATGATCGATCCTGAAGTGGTGGCACCGCCGGAACTGCCCGCCGAGGAGCTCGAACGGGTCGAGCCGCGCGCCCCGCTCAGCGATCTGGCGCTGGCCGGGCCGCTCAAGCCACGCAAATCGAAAATGCCGGATGGCCGGGATGGCACCAAGCTGTTCCAGCCTGTGGCAACCGCCGCCGGCCTGATCGAGGCCAAGGGGTATATTGTCGCCGTTTCCGGAGTGGATGTCGTCGCAGCTGACGAGATCTGCAGCGACGGGAGCAGGTCCTGGGACTGCGGCGCTCGCGCCCGGACAGCGTTTCGCGCTTTCCTGCGCGGGCGCACGGTGATGTGCGCGGTACCCGCGCAAGGCGGGCGCGACACCGTCGTGGCCGAGTGCTGGGTTGGCAACAAGGATGTCGGCCAGTGGCTGGTGGAGAACGGCTGGGCACGCGCCGCGCAGAGCGGCCCGTATCTCGAAGCGGAAGACAAGGCACGCGCTGCGAAGAAGGGCATCTTCGGTACCGCCCCGGACCTTGGCGGGCTGCCGTCTTTGCCGGCGGCCACCGGCCCGGCGCCTGACGCGCCGGATACCATCCTGCCGGCGGAAGACGGCGCCGTTACGCCGCCAACTGCCCAAGCAGCGCCCGCTCGATGA
- a CDS encoding helix-turn-helix transcriptional regulator, translating into MLSHDRVWAAIDALAERYSLSASGLARRAGLDSTAFNKSKRLSSDGRPRWPSTESLAKIIEATGASLEEFTGLVEGRLGSAAPQPHSAVPLLGFAQAGAGGFFDDAGYPSGQGWDLVELPTRAAESSYALKVQGDSMLPLYRNGDVLIVEPGAPTRKGDRVVVKTVTGEVMAKVLDRQTAKSILLVSLNPAHPDRDIPMREVEWVARIVWASQ; encoded by the coding sequence GTGCTCTCACACGATCGCGTATGGGCAGCCATCGACGCTCTGGCCGAGCGCTATTCGCTGTCGGCTTCCGGTCTCGCCCGACGCGCCGGCCTTGATTCAACCGCCTTCAACAAGTCGAAACGCCTGTCTTCGGACGGCCGGCCGCGTTGGCCATCGACGGAGTCCCTGGCCAAGATCATCGAGGCGACGGGAGCTTCGCTGGAAGAATTCACCGGCCTAGTCGAAGGACGCCTCGGCTCCGCCGCTCCGCAGCCGCACAGCGCCGTGCCGCTGCTTGGATTCGCCCAGGCCGGGGCTGGCGGATTCTTCGACGATGCCGGCTATCCTTCGGGGCAGGGCTGGGATCTTGTGGAACTCCCGACGCGGGCGGCGGAAAGTTCCTACGCGCTGAAGGTCCAGGGCGATTCCATGCTGCCGCTCTACCGCAACGGAGACGTGCTGATCGTCGAGCCGGGCGCCCCCACGCGCAAGGGCGATCGCGTTGTCGTCAAGACTGTTACCGGCGAGGTGATGGCCAAGGTGCTCGATCGGCAGACCGCCAAGTCGATTCTCCTGGTCTCGCTCAATCCCGCCCACCCGGACCGCGACATTCCAATGCGCGAGGTCGAATGGGTGGCGCGGATCGTCTGGGCAAGCCAGTAG
- a CDS encoding 3-hydroxyacyl-CoA dehydrogenase NAD-binding domain-containing protein has protein sequence MSYTNFTLDVDADGIALVTWDMPGRSMNVFTEEAMRELNAIVDQVAGDAAIKGAVITSGKDSFSGGADITMLQKMLATFAADKEKDLEKATKALFDNAGYMTGLFRKLETCGKPWVSAINGTCMGGAFELSLACHGRVAADSDKVKMALPEVKIGIFPGAGGTQRVPRLTDQQQALQMLTSGQNLSPQKAKQMGLIHEIAEPSKLVETAKAMIRNGLRPVAPWDEKGFKLPGGPVYSAAGANLWPPAIAILRRETYGNYPAAAAILKCVYEGLLVPFDTGLKIEQRYFTEIMQTRQAAAMIRSLFISLQELNKGARRPAGVPDTKFKKIGILGAGFMGAGIAYVTAKAGIPVVLLDRDMEAAEKGKAHSDSLMTDQVKKGRAKPEEKDKLLSLITPTADYADLAGCDLVVEAVFEDSAVKKDATEKAEAVLKSSAIFASNTSTIPITALAKNSSRPKNFIGIHFFSPVDKMMLVEIILGKKTGDKALATAIDFVRAIRKTPIVVNDTRGFYVNRCVLRYMSEAYKMLIEGVPAAMIENAAKAAGMPVGPLALTDETAIDLAQKIMKQTIRDLGEKAVDPKQMALINTLVDTHGRFGRKNGKGFYDYPAKPAKKKLWPGLKELYPQLKPEKVDYEELKQRLLVTIALEAVRVMEEGIVTDPREADVGSILAFGFAPFTGGALSYIDGIGARQFVKIAKALQKKYGAEFKPPRLLLDMAEKGETFYQRFDPYQKGEVKEAA, from the coding sequence ATGAGCTATACCAATTTCACCCTCGACGTCGACGCCGACGGCATTGCGCTGGTCACCTGGGACATGCCGGGCCGCTCCATGAACGTGTTCACCGAAGAGGCGATGCGGGAGTTGAATGCCATCGTCGACCAGGTGGCCGGCGACGCCGCCATCAAGGGCGCGGTGATCACCTCGGGCAAGGACAGCTTTTCCGGCGGTGCCGACATCACCATGCTGCAGAAGATGCTCGCCACCTTCGCCGCCGACAAGGAGAAGGACCTCGAGAAGGCCACCAAGGCGCTGTTCGACAATGCCGGCTACATGACGGGCCTGTTCCGCAAGCTGGAAACCTGCGGCAAGCCATGGGTATCGGCGATCAACGGCACCTGCATGGGCGGCGCCTTCGAGCTGTCCCTTGCCTGCCATGGCCGCGTCGCGGCCGATTCCGACAAGGTGAAGATGGCCCTTCCCGAGGTGAAGATCGGCATCTTCCCGGGCGCCGGCGGCACCCAGCGCGTGCCGCGGCTGACGGACCAGCAGCAGGCGCTGCAGATGCTGACCAGCGGCCAGAACCTGTCGCCGCAAAAGGCGAAGCAGATGGGCCTGATCCACGAGATCGCCGAACCTTCGAAGCTCGTCGAGACCGCCAAGGCAATGATCAGGAATGGCCTGAGGCCGGTCGCGCCCTGGGACGAGAAGGGCTTCAAGCTGCCCGGCGGGCCGGTCTATTCGGCGGCCGGCGCCAATCTCTGGCCGCCGGCCATCGCAATCCTGCGCCGCGAGACTTACGGCAATTATCCGGCCGCGGCGGCGATCCTGAAATGCGTCTATGAAGGCCTGCTGGTGCCGTTCGACACCGGGCTGAAGATCGAGCAGCGCTACTTCACCGAGATCATGCAGACCAGGCAAGCGGCGGCGATGATCCGCTCGCTGTTCATCTCGCTGCAGGAATTGAACAAGGGCGCGCGTCGCCCGGCCGGTGTGCCGGACACCAAGTTCAAGAAGATCGGCATCCTCGGCGCCGGCTTCATGGGTGCCGGCATCGCCTATGTCACCGCAAAAGCCGGCATTCCGGTCGTGCTCCTCGATCGTGACATGGAAGCGGCCGAGAAGGGCAAGGCCCATTCCGACAGCCTGATGACCGACCAGGTGAAGAAGGGCCGTGCCAAGCCCGAGGAGAAGGACAAGCTGCTCTCGCTGATCACCCCGACAGCCGACTATGCCGATCTGGCGGGCTGTGATCTCGTCGTCGAGGCGGTATTCGAGGATTCGGCCGTGAAGAAGGACGCCACCGAGAAGGCCGAGGCTGTGCTGAAGTCGTCGGCGATCTTTGCCTCCAACACCTCAACCATCCCGATCACCGCGCTGGCCAAGAACTCGTCGCGGCCGAAGAACTTCATCGGCATCCACTTCTTCTCGCCGGTGGACAAGATGATGCTGGTCGAGATCATCCTCGGCAAGAAGACCGGCGACAAGGCGCTTGCGACGGCCATCGACTTCGTGCGCGCCATCAGGAAGACGCCGATCGTGGTCAATGACACGCGCGGCTTCTACGTCAACCGCTGCGTCCTGCGTTACATGTCGGAAGCCTACAAGATGCTGATCGAAGGCGTCCCGGCGGCGATGATCGAGAACGCCGCCAAGGCCGCCGGCATGCCGGTCGGGCCGCTGGCGCTGACCGACGAGACGGCGATCGATCTCGCCCAGAAGATCATGAAGCAGACCATCAGGGATCTCGGCGAGAAGGCCGTTGACCCGAAGCAGATGGCGCTGATCAACACCTTGGTCGATACCCATGGCCGCTTCGGCCGCAAGAACGGCAAGGGCTTCTACGACTATCCGGCGAAGCCGGCGAAGAAGAAGCTGTGGCCGGGCCTGAAGGAGCTCTACCCGCAGCTCAAGCCGGAGAAGGTCGACTATGAGGAACTGAAGCAGCGCCTCCTGGTCACCATCGCTTTGGAAGCGGTGCGCGTCATGGAAGAGGGGATCGTCACCGATCCGCGCGAGGCCGATGTCGGCTCGATCCTTGCCTTCGGCTTCGCGCCCTTCACCGGTGGTGCGCTCTCCTATATCGACGGCATCGGCGCCAGGCAGTTCGTCAAGATCGCCAAGGCTCTGCAGAAGAAATATGGCGCCGAGTTCAAGCCGCCCCGGCTGCTGCTCGACATGGCCGAGAAGGGCGAGACCTTCTACCAGCGCTTCGATCCTTACCAGAAGGGCGAAGTCAAGGAGGCGGCTTGA
- a CDS encoding acetyl-CoA C-acetyltransferase: protein MAEAYVYDAVRTPRGRGKKDGSLHEVPAVRLAARTLEALRDRNGLDTGNVDDIIFGCVDPVGEAGSVIPRAAAFEAGYDTKAPGMQISRFCASGLDAINFGAAKIAQGADEIVIAGGVESMSRVGMGMSGGSWFMDPSVGLPGWFVPQGISADLIATKYGFSRDDVDAYAVESQKRAAKSWADGRFKNSVIPVKDQNGLTILDHDEHMRPSTDMQSLASLNPSFVMPGEMGGFDAVAVQKHPEVEEVNHVHHAGNSSGIVDGAAAVLLGSKKGGKAMGLKPRARIRAFANIGSEPVLMLTGPVDVTEKLLKRAKMKLSDIDLFELNEAFASVVLRYMQAFEIPHDQINVNGGAIAMGHPLGATGAMIFGTVLDELERRDLNTALVTLCIGAGMGTATIIERV, encoded by the coding sequence ATGGCCGAAGCTTACGTCTATGACGCCGTGCGCACCCCGCGCGGCAGGGGCAAGAAGGATGGCTCGCTGCACGAGGTGCCGGCGGTACGGCTTGCCGCCAGGACGCTTGAGGCTCTGCGCGACCGCAATGGGCTGGACACCGGCAATGTCGACGACATCATCTTCGGCTGCGTCGATCCGGTCGGGGAGGCGGGCTCGGTCATTCCGCGCGCGGCCGCCTTTGAGGCGGGCTACGACACCAAGGCGCCGGGCATGCAGATCTCGCGCTTCTGCGCTTCCGGCCTCGACGCCATCAATTTCGGCGCCGCCAAGATCGCGCAAGGCGCGGACGAGATCGTCATTGCCGGTGGTGTCGAATCCATGTCGCGCGTCGGCATGGGCATGTCCGGCGGTTCCTGGTTCATGGACCCGTCGGTCGGCCTGCCCGGCTGGTTCGTGCCGCAGGGCATTTCCGCCGACCTGATCGCCACCAAATACGGCTTCAGCCGCGACGACGTGGACGCCTACGCTGTCGAGAGTCAGAAGCGCGCGGCCAAATCCTGGGCCGACGGCCGCTTCAAGAATTCGGTGATCCCGGTCAAGGACCAGAACGGCCTCACCATTCTCGATCATGACGAGCACATGCGCCCCTCGACCGACATGCAGTCGCTGGCATCGCTCAACCCGTCCTTCGTCATGCCGGGCGAAATGGGTGGCTTCGATGCGGTCGCCGTGCAGAAGCACCCGGAAGTCGAGGAAGTGAACCATGTCCATCATGCCGGCAACTCCTCCGGTATCGTTGACGGCGCCGCCGCGGTGCTGCTTGGCTCGAAGAAAGGCGGCAAGGCGATGGGCCTGAAGCCACGCGCCCGGATCCGTGCCTTCGCCAATATCGGTTCCGAGCCGGTGCTGATGCTGACCGGTCCGGTCGACGTCACCGAGAAGCTCTTGAAGCGCGCCAAGATGAAGCTGTCGGACATCGACCTCTTCGAACTCAACGAAGCCTTTGCTTCCGTTGTGCTGCGCTACATGCAGGCCTTCGAGATCCCGCACGACCAGATCAACGTCAATGGCGGCGCGATCGCCATGGGCCATCCGCTCGGCGCCACCGGCGCCATGATCTTCGGCACCGTGCTGGACGAACTCGAGCGCCGCGACCTGAACACAGCGCTGGTCACGCTCTGCATCGGGGCCGGCATGGGCACCGCCACCATCATCGAACGCGTCTGA
- a CDS encoding acyl-CoA dehydrogenase family protein produces the protein MATNPAEVLGLPKPAWAADDVGMLYDMAARFMSEEIAPRYDEFEKNEMVDRQSWLKAGAAGLLCASMPEQYGGSGGTFAHESAIIEAIGHVGVDGFGIGLHNSIVAPYILHYGSEEQKQKWLPKLATGDLIGAIAMTEPGAGSDLQGVKTRAEKDGNHYKINGSKTFITNGQLANLIIVVTKTDPDKGAKGTSLIVVETDEVEGFERGRNLDKIGLKANDTSELFFNDVRVPTSNLLGHEEGKGFVQLMQQLPQERLQIGTGAIAMIERALALTIDYVKERKAFGKAIIDFQNTQFKLAELKTEATIGRVFYNDCVARHIDGGLDPVTASMAKYWLSDLQGKVVDECLQLHGGYGYMNEYPIARMFRDARVQRIYGGTNEIMKLLIGRSL, from the coding sequence GTGGCGACAAACCCAGCCGAAGTTCTTGGCTTGCCGAAGCCCGCCTGGGCGGCGGACGACGTCGGCATGCTTTACGACATGGCGGCCCGCTTCATGTCGGAAGAGATCGCGCCGCGATACGACGAGTTCGAGAAGAACGAGATGGTCGACCGGCAGAGCTGGCTGAAGGCGGGCGCCGCCGGCCTGCTCTGCGCCTCGATGCCGGAGCAATACGGCGGCTCGGGCGGCACCTTCGCGCATGAGAGCGCCATCATCGAGGCGATCGGCCATGTCGGCGTGGACGGCTTCGGCATCGGCCTGCACAATTCGATTGTAGCCCCTTACATCCTGCATTACGGCTCCGAGGAGCAGAAGCAGAAGTGGCTGCCGAAGCTGGCGACGGGCGATTTGATCGGCGCCATCGCCATGACCGAGCCTGGCGCCGGCTCGGACCTGCAGGGCGTCAAGACCCGCGCCGAGAAGGACGGCAACCACTACAAGATCAACGGCTCCAAGACCTTCATCACCAACGGCCAGCTCGCCAACCTGATCATCGTCGTCACCAAGACCGATCCGGACAAGGGCGCCAAGGGCACCTCGTTGATCGTCGTCGAGACCGACGAGGTCGAAGGTTTCGAGCGCGGCCGCAACCTCGACAAGATCGGCCTCAAGGCCAATGACACCTCCGAGCTGTTCTTCAATGATGTGCGCGTGCCGACCTCGAACCTGCTTGGGCACGAGGAGGGCAAGGGCTTCGTCCAGTTGATGCAGCAATTGCCGCAGGAGCGGCTGCAGATCGGCACCGGCGCCATCGCCATGATCGAGCGAGCGCTGGCGCTCACCATCGACTATGTCAAGGAGCGCAAGGCCTTCGGCAAGGCGATCATCGATTTCCAGAACACTCAGTTCAAGCTTGCCGAGCTGAAAACCGAGGCCACGATCGGCCGCGTCTTCTACAATGATTGCGTCGCGCGCCACATTGATGGCGGCCTCGACCCCGTCACGGCCTCGATGGCGAAATACTGGTTGTCCGACCTGCAGGGCAAGGTCGTCGACGAATGCCTTCAACTGCATGGCGGCTATGGCTACATGAACGAGTATCCGATCGCCCGCATGTTCCGCGACGCCCGCGTCCAGCGCATCTATGGCGGTACCAACGAGATCATGAAATTGCTGATCGGGCGCTCGCTCTGA